The following are encoded together in the Mammaliicoccus vitulinus genome:
- a CDS encoding MazG nucleotide pyrophosphohydrolase domain-containing protein, with amino-acid sequence MAQQIVVVGLGNYSIDELPMGVYRKLQSVDTVYARTLEHPVINELKDINWKSFDSVYEKHDDFINVYTEIVDTLIEKAETEDVIYAVPGDPSVAETTTQLLLEKFPNVKILGGKSFLDDMFRAVNIDPNDGFTLLDGTNLSETTLNVRTNTIITQVYDQLVASDIKVTLMERYPDEHEVMIVSNARLGEADVITCPLYEMDHHAELSNLTSLFVPKILEEHQMYNDFQYLEHTIDTLVSEDGCPWDKVQTHDSLKRYIIEEAFELIEAIDEEDIDHMVEELGDILLQVMLHASIGKKEGFFDVREVVQELTSKMIRRHPHVFSDQEANDIEDLNRIWQSEKIKEGKVEREKLEKIFADYFLKLYDKTKLEGLGEDGLKEFINKGDLTI; translated from the coding sequence ATGGCACAACAAATTGTAGTTGTTGGTTTAGGTAATTATAGTATTGATGAATTACCTATGGGTGTCTATCGTAAACTGCAGTCTGTTGACACAGTATATGCGAGAACATTAGAACATCCAGTCATAAATGAATTAAAGGATATAAACTGGAAAAGCTTTGACAGTGTTTATGAAAAGCATGACGACTTTATTAATGTATATACGGAAATAGTAGATACATTAATTGAAAAAGCTGAAACTGAAGATGTCATTTATGCTGTTCCTGGTGACCCATCAGTTGCAGAAACAACGACACAACTTCTGTTAGAAAAGTTCCCAAATGTAAAAATTCTTGGAGGAAAAAGCTTTTTAGATGATATGTTTAGAGCAGTTAACATTGATCCCAATGATGGCTTTACATTATTAGATGGAACTAATTTATCTGAAACAACATTAAATGTAAGAACAAATACGATTATTACTCAAGTGTATGACCAATTAGTTGCTTCAGATATAAAAGTGACATTAATGGAAAGATATCCTGACGAGCATGAAGTCATGATCGTGTCTAACGCTCGATTGGGTGAAGCGGATGTTATAACTTGTCCTTTATACGAAATGGATCATCATGCCGAATTATCTAATTTGACGAGTTTATTTGTTCCTAAGATTTTAGAAGAACATCAAATGTATAACGATTTCCAATATTTAGAACATACGATTGATACACTTGTATCTGAAGATGGTTGTCCATGGGATAAAGTGCAGACGCATGATTCCTTAAAACGTTATATTATTGAAGAAGCGTTTGAATTGATTGAAGCAATTGATGAAGAAGATATTGATCATATGGTAGAGGAGCTTGGCGATATCTTATTACAAGTAATGTTGCATGCTTCTATAGGTAAAAAAGAAGGCTTCTTCGATGTTAGAGAAGTGGTACAAGAACTAACAAGTAAGATGATCCGTAGACATCCGCATGTCTTTTCAGATCAAGAAGCCAATGATATTGAAGACCTTAATCGAATTTGGCAAAGTGAAAAAATTAAAGAAGGTAAAGTAGAACGCGAGAAATTAGAAAAAATATTTGCTGATTACTTTTTGAAGCTGTATGATAAAACCAAATTAGAGGGTCTTGGAGAAGATGGACTAAAAGAATTTATAAACAAAGGAGACTTAACAATTTGA
- the tilS gene encoding tRNA lysidine(34) synthetase TilS yields MLDITWNENDNLALAVSTGIDSMSLLHMLNTTYKHTYHHLICLHVNHGLRSESKEEAEFIEQYCKEHNIKIYIRTLDLSEVVNRNKSIQDVSRKIRYEWFDEMMQRTQSDVLLTAHHLDDQKETISYRLFTGRIGRASLGINQVQKRNDYVICRPFLNVSKSTLKKYQQEFAFRYFEDASNNDNKYTRNYIRNKILPVIEQREDFSTGHLLDLNQWMNDARSLIIDQAKAFINNEVQQLDKVVINRCAFNQLNPLVKTQVLDQLLETYVQQRFSVKAYKEWMSIFDNFEKQSIFHISDDWQFIVAYDKLLLCEDIEFNANSIFINRNEQYVFGNWLIEANDIASPLFVRTRLSGDRIQYYNRGNKHHKKVNRIMIDNKIDIHKRNNCPIILHGDVIIAIGDFWIDSNFKNALTITYIGDDFNE; encoded by the coding sequence ATGCTTGATATAACTTGGAATGAAAATGATAATTTAGCATTGGCTGTTTCGACTGGGATAGATAGTATGTCGCTATTACACATGTTAAATACAACATACAAGCACACATATCATCATTTAATTTGTTTACATGTTAATCATGGTTTAAGGTCAGAGTCAAAAGAAGAAGCGGAATTTATTGAACAATATTGTAAAGAACATAACATTAAAATATATATTAGAACACTAGATTTAAGCGAAGTTGTTAATCGAAATAAAAGCATACAAGATGTGTCTAGAAAGATAAGGTATGAATGGTTTGATGAAATGATGCAACGCACTCAGAGTGACGTGTTATTAACAGCACATCACTTAGATGATCAAAAAGAAACAATATCATATCGATTATTTACTGGAAGAATTGGCCGTGCTTCATTAGGCATCAATCAAGTTCAAAAAAGAAATGATTATGTTATTTGCAGACCATTTTTAAACGTATCTAAATCAACACTAAAGAAATATCAGCAAGAATTTGCATTTCGTTATTTTGAAGATGCTTCAAATAACGATAATAAATATACACGCAATTATATACGCAATAAAATATTACCGGTTATAGAGCAACGAGAAGATTTTTCAACAGGACATTTACTCGATTTAAATCAATGGATGAACGATGCAAGAAGTTTAATTATTGATCAAGCTAAAGCATTTATAAATAATGAAGTTCAGCAACTAGATAAAGTAGTGATTAATAGATGCGCATTTAATCAATTAAACCCTTTAGTTAAAACACAAGTACTAGATCAATTGCTAGAAACATATGTGCAGCAAAGGTTCAGCGTTAAGGCTTATAAAGAATGGATGAGTATATTTGACAATTTTGAAAAACAATCCATCTTTCATATATCTGATGATTGGCAGTTTATTGTTGCATATGATAAATTATTACTATGTGAAGATATTGAGTTCAATGCAAATTCTATATTTATAAATCGTAATGAACAATATGTATTTGGGAATTGGTTAATTGAAGCGAACGACATAGCATCGCCTTTATTTGTAAGAACGAGATTGTCTGGAGATCGTATTCAGTATTATAACCGGGGAAATAAACATCACAAAAAAGTTAACAGAATCATGATTGACAACAAGATAGACATACATAAACGAAACAATTGTCCAATTATTTTACATGGTGATGTTATTATTGCAATTGGTGACTTTTGGATAGATTCTAACTTTAAAAACGCATTAACTATTACTTATATTGGAGATGACTTTAATGAATGA
- the hpt gene encoding hypoxanthine phosphoribosyltransferase: MNDSIKSVVLSEEQIQERCKTLGKQITEDYNGKTPICVGILKGSIMFMADLVKYIDTHIELDFMDVSSYHGGTESTGEVKILKDLSTSVENRDVIIIEDILETGTTLNSIVDLLKYRNVKSIEIVTLLDKPMKRKVAIEAKYVGEKIPDEFVVGYGLDFAEKYRNLPYIGTLKPEIYQ; this comes from the coding sequence ATGAATGATTCGATTAAGTCTGTTGTATTATCAGAGGAACAGATTCAAGAAAGATGCAAAACATTAGGAAAGCAAATCACTGAAGATTATAATGGAAAGACACCTATTTGTGTTGGTATTTTAAAAGGTTCAATCATGTTTATGGCTGATTTAGTAAAATACATTGATACGCATATTGAATTAGATTTCATGGATGTATCTAGTTATCATGGTGGTACGGAATCAACGGGAGAAGTTAAAATTTTAAAAGATTTAAGTACTTCAGTAGAAAATAGAGATGTCATTATTATTGAAGACATTTTAGAAACGGGTACGACATTAAATTCTATAGTCGATTTATTGAAATATAGAAATGTTAAATCTATTGAAATCGTAACATTATTAGATAAACCGATGAAACGTAAAGTAGCTATTGAAGCTAAATATGTAGGCGAAAAAATTCCTGATGAATTTGTAGTAGGATATGGCCTTGATTTTGCAGAGAAATATCGTAACTTACCTTACATTGGTACGCTTAAACCAGAAATATACCAATGA
- a CDS encoding RNA-binding S4 domain-containing protein: MRLDKYLKVSRLIKRRTLAKEVSDQGRVKVNGQTAKAGTVVSVEDELEIRLGNRIIVVKVTGLSEHANKENAKTMFEVIKEEKIQDSL; this comes from the coding sequence TTGAGATTAGATAAGTATTTAAAAGTATCTCGACTAATTAAACGTCGTACGCTTGCGAAAGAAGTAAGTGACCAAGGTAGAGTTAAAGTGAATGGTCAAACTGCTAAAGCAGGAACAGTGGTAAGTGTAGAAGACGAACTAGAAATAAGACTTGGAAATAGAATTATCGTTGTGAAAGTAACGGGATTGTCTGAGCATGCAAATAAAGAAAATGCTAAGACGATGTTTGAAGTAATCAAAGAAGAAAAAATACAAGATTCTTTATAA
- a CDS encoding S1 domain-containing RNA-binding protein, giving the protein MSIEVGNKVKGKVTGIKNFGAFVELPEGKSGLVHISEVADNYVENVNDHLTVGDEVEVKVLTVADDGKISLSIKKAKERPKRQAPKKEPKPEDFEKKLTNFLKDSEDKLTSIKRQTESRRGGKGAKR; this is encoded by the coding sequence ATGTCAATTGAAGTAGGCAATAAAGTCAAAGGGAAAGTTACAGGTATTAAGAATTTTGGTGCATTTGTAGAATTACCTGAAGGTAAAAGTGGCCTTGTGCACATCAGTGAAGTTGCTGATAACTACGTCGAGAACGTAAATGACCATTTAACTGTAGGCGACGAAGTAGAAGTTAAAGTATTAACAGTAGCCGACGATGGGAAAATTAGTTTATCTATAAAAAAAGCTAAAGAACGTCCAAAACGTCAAGCTCCAAAGAAAGAACCAAAGCCTGAAGATTTTGAGAAGAAATTAACAAACTTTTTGAAAGATAGTGAAGATAAGTTGACGTCTATTAAAAGACAAACTGAATCACGTCGTGGTGGAAAAGGTGCAAAACGATAA
- a CDS encoding FtsB family cell division protein, which produces MAQKIKNLDNEFTQSQNKRKKTVNKTRQVVRKRLTLFGGVLLLMILIMIIMLVLQKNRNDELVQERKEKAVTYEKMQDKEIELKEQIKRLNDKEYIEKLARSEYFLSNDGEIIFKLPEEKKESEK; this is translated from the coding sequence ATGGCGCAAAAAATTAAAAATCTAGATAATGAATTTACGCAGTCTCAAAATAAACGAAAGAAGACTGTCAATAAAACGCGCCAAGTGGTACGAAAGCGACTAACCTTATTTGGTGGAGTATTATTGTTAATGATTCTTATCATGATTATCATGTTGGTTCTTCAAAAAAATCGTAATGATGAATTAGTGCAAGAGCGTAAAGAGAAAGCTGTAACATATGAAAAAATGCAAGATAAAGAAATCGAGTTAAAAGAACAAATTAAACGACTTAATGATAAAGAATATATTGAAAAGCTTGCAAGAAGTGAATACTTCTTAAGTAATGATGGTGAAATAATATTTAAATTACCAGAAGAGAAAAAAGAATCGGAAAAATGA
- the ftsH gene encoding ATP-dependent zinc metalloprotease FtsH → MQKAFRNILMIALLAIVLFGVFQFINGNGQSPKQLTYNEFMTKLEKGDLKTLTIQPEQNVYMVSGELKKGKDATYTSSILFNNQDDLKKITETAEKQDELKFNVKEEEKQSVFVSVLTTLIPVLIIAFLFIFFLSQMQGGGGGGGRVMNFGKSKAKLYDNQKKRVRFSDVAGADEEKQELVEIVDFLKDNRKFKKMGARIPKGVLLVGPPGTGKTLLARAVAGEAGTPFFSISGSDFVEMFVGVGASRVRDLFENAKKNAPCIIFIDEIDAVGRQRGAGVGGGHDEREQTLNQLLVEMDGFGENEGIIMIAATNRPDILDPALLRPGRFDRQIQVGRPDVRGREAVLKVHARNKPFDETVDLKAVSQRTPGFSGADLENLLNEASLVAARSNKTKIDMRDIEEATDRVIAGPAKKTRMISEKERNIVAYHEAGHTIIGCVLDEAEMVHKVTIVPRGQAGGYAMMLPKEDRYFMTEPELLDKIVGLLGGRVSEEINFGEASTGAHNDFQRATSIARKMVTEYGMSKKLGPLQFGSSDSGQVFLGKEMQSEPNYSDQIAYEIDSEVQRIIKEQYERCKRILTENKEQLVLIAKTLLVEETLVAEQIQSLFHEGKLPEVKYDDSHLNENDDSDEDKYEGDLKEQEGTLDIEDDEVGKSYEEVKDEVSHEEKNEDADSDSESKEPAHEEEPNIDDLGDNKPTDRKK, encoded by the coding sequence ATGCAAAAAGCTTTTCGAAATATATTAATGATCGCGCTTTTAGCTATCGTCCTATTTGGTGTTTTCCAGTTCATTAATGGCAATGGACAATCACCAAAACAGCTTACATATAACGAGTTTATGACGAAGCTTGAAAAAGGCGATTTAAAAACGTTAACTATTCAACCCGAACAGAATGTTTATATGGTTAGCGGTGAACTGAAAAAAGGTAAAGATGCAACATATACATCTTCTATCTTGTTTAACAACCAAGATGATTTGAAAAAAATTACTGAAACTGCCGAGAAACAAGATGAATTGAAATTTAATGTTAAAGAAGAAGAAAAACAAAGTGTCTTTGTTAGTGTCTTAACAACGCTTATCCCTGTTTTAATTATTGCATTTTTATTCATATTCTTCTTAAGCCAAATGCAAGGCGGCGGCGGTGGCGGCGGCCGAGTAATGAACTTTGGTAAATCAAAAGCCAAGCTTTATGATAACCAGAAGAAACGTGTACGATTCTCTGATGTAGCAGGTGCTGATGAAGAGAAACAAGAATTAGTAGAAATTGTCGATTTCCTTAAAGATAATCGTAAGTTCAAAAAAATGGGTGCACGTATTCCTAAAGGTGTTTTACTCGTTGGTCCTCCAGGTACAGGTAAAACATTACTTGCTAGAGCGGTAGCTGGTGAAGCAGGAACACCATTCTTCTCAATAAGTGGTTCTGACTTTGTTGAGATGTTCGTTGGTGTCGGTGCCAGTCGTGTACGTGATTTATTTGAAAATGCTAAGAAAAATGCACCATGTATCATCTTTATAGATGAGATTGATGCAGTTGGTCGTCAGCGTGGAGCTGGTGTTGGTGGCGGTCACGACGAACGTGAACAAACGTTAAACCAATTATTAGTTGAAATGGATGGATTCGGTGAAAATGAAGGCATCATTATGATTGCTGCAACAAACCGTCCTGATATTTTAGACCCAGCATTATTACGTCCAGGTCGTTTCGACAGACAAATTCAAGTAGGACGTCCTGATGTTAGAGGACGTGAAGCAGTACTTAAAGTGCATGCTCGTAATAAACCTTTTGATGAAACAGTTGATTTAAAAGCAGTTTCTCAAAGAACACCAGGATTCTCTGGTGCAGATTTAGAAAACTTATTAAACGAAGCATCATTAGTAGCTGCGCGTTCTAATAAAACTAAAATTGATATGAGAGATATAGAAGAAGCAACAGATAGAGTGATTGCAGGTCCTGCTAAGAAAACAAGAATGATTTCTGAAAAAGAAAGAAATATTGTTGCTTATCATGAAGCTGGTCACACAATTATCGGCTGTGTATTAGATGAAGCTGAAATGGTTCATAAAGTTACCATTGTTCCACGTGGACAAGCTGGTGGTTACGCAATGATGCTTCCTAAAGAAGATCGTTACTTTATGACTGAACCAGAACTATTGGATAAAATAGTTGGTTTACTAGGTGGTCGTGTATCTGAAGAAATTAACTTTGGAGAAGCATCAACTGGTGCTCATAATGACTTCCAACGTGCGACAAGTATTGCACGTAAGATGGTTACTGAATATGGTATGAGTAAAAAATTAGGTCCATTACAATTTGGTAGTTCTGATAGTGGACAAGTATTCTTAGGTAAAGAAATGCAATCTGAACCAAACTATTCAGACCAAATTGCGTATGAAATTGATTCAGAAGTTCAACGTATTATTAAAGAACAATACGAACGTTGTAAACGAATTTTAACTGAAAATAAAGAACAATTAGTATTAATCGCTAAAACTTTATTAGTTGAAGAAACGTTAGTGGCTGAACAAATTCAATCATTATTCCATGAAGGTAAGTTACCAGAAGTTAAATATGATGATTCTCATTTAAACGAAAATGATGATTCAGATGAAGATAAATATGAAGGTGACTTAAAAGAACAAGAAGGTACATTAGATATTGAAGACGATGAAGTTGGTAAATCTTATGAAGAAGTTAAAGATGAAGTATCTCATGAAGAAAAAAATGAAGATGCAGATTCAGATAGCGAATCAAAAGAGCCAGCTCACGAAGAAGAGCCAAATATTGATGACCTAGGTGACAACAAACCGACAGATCGTAAAAAATAA
- a CDS encoding polysaccharide biosynthesis protein encodes MTQSKPIFNSVLLLTGTMVIVKILSAIYRVPYQNVLGDEGLYAYQQVYPLVAIVSVVSLNALPSVMSGWMTKRRQSEIVGMFWFLQIVCFLLGLVIFLSARFISELMGDANLTPMIRMASLAMLPLVFISMVRGYYQMNHRMNMIAISQVIDQVLRVSVILFAIVLFVAMDISIYQAGTLAIGGSVLGLSCVVVYFWFKRKPKLQFSWEIKLKDTQNIITMTVLYAISYLILILWQIVDSFTLIHLLQETGYSFHESIKVKGVFDRGASLIQMGLIITTTFSFVLIPLLTEQLQKKNTKLVNEYANTSLKITVLFSMAAAIGLINLLPLLNKVFFKTNELTGTLSIFMLAVVFVTFIIMYTALLQVKLKRRVLFTALLVGLITKVVGNYIFVLQFGILGASLSTVLSLAIYTIVLHVFVMKLYQIQNMGLFIVKVMSLLIIMSVFVQIILLIPADSRLTNLALMLVAGIVGVIVVIIGIIKMKILIKDEWKHLPLMDKIIKE; translated from the coding sequence ATGACACAATCTAAACCTATTTTTAATAGTGTATTGCTGTTAACGGGCACAATGGTCATAGTGAAAATATTAAGTGCGATATATAGAGTGCCTTATCAAAATGTGCTAGGTGATGAAGGGTTATATGCTTATCAACAAGTATATCCGCTTGTAGCAATAGTGAGTGTGGTAAGTTTAAACGCTTTACCAAGTGTTATGAGTGGTTGGATGACTAAAAGACGACAGTCTGAGATTGTTGGGATGTTTTGGTTTTTACAAATTGTATGTTTCTTGCTCGGGTTAGTCATATTTCTTAGTGCTCGGTTTATAAGTGAATTGATGGGTGACGCCAATTTAACGCCTATGATTAGAATGGCTAGTTTGGCAATGTTACCACTCGTTTTTATCTCGATGGTTCGTGGATATTATCAGATGAACCATCGAATGAATATGATTGCGATCTCTCAAGTCATTGATCAAGTACTAAGGGTGAGTGTCATATTATTTGCTATCGTTCTTTTTGTAGCAATGGATATCTCTATTTATCAAGCTGGCACATTAGCTATTGGCGGCTCAGTGTTAGGGTTAAGCTGTGTTGTTGTTTACTTTTGGTTTAAGAGAAAGCCTAAATTACAATTTTCCTGGGAAATAAAGTTGAAAGATACTCAGAATATTATAACGATGACCGTTTTGTATGCAATTTCTTATTTGATACTTATTTTATGGCAAATTGTAGATTCGTTTACGCTAATTCATCTGCTTCAAGAAACAGGATATTCTTTTCACGAAAGTATAAAAGTAAAAGGTGTGTTTGATAGAGGTGCATCCCTTATTCAGATGGGGCTTATTATCACGACAACGTTTAGTTTTGTCTTAATTCCGTTACTAACGGAACAATTGCAAAAGAAAAATACGAAGCTTGTGAATGAGTATGCTAACACTTCTTTAAAAATAACTGTGTTGTTTAGTATGGCGGCGGCAATTGGTTTAATCAATTTATTACCACTGCTTAATAAAGTCTTCTTCAAGACAAATGAATTAACCGGAACATTAAGCATCTTTATGCTTGCTGTCGTATTTGTCACATTTATTATTATGTATACCGCTTTATTACAAGTGAAGTTAAAAAGAAGGGTATTATTTACAGCGTTACTTGTAGGGCTTATTACGAAAGTGGTAGGAAATTATATATTTGTGTTGCAATTTGGCATACTAGGAGCAAGCTTATCAACGGTGTTGTCATTAGCGATCTACACAATAGTCTTGCATGTATTTGTAATGAAGCTTTATCAAATTCAAAACATGGGATTATTTATCGTTAAAGTTATGTCACTTCTTATAATTATGTCGGTATTTGTACAAATAATACTACTGATACCGGCAGATTCAAGATTAACTAATTTAGCTTTAATGTTAGTGGCGGGTATTGTTGGCGTAATTGTAGTCATAATAGGTATAATAAAGATGAAAATACTAATAAAAGATGAATGGAAACATTTACCTTTAATGGATAAAATAATAAAGGAGTAA
- the hslO gene encoding Hsp33 family molecular chaperone HslO has product MTQDYLVRGLAFNDEVRAFAVKTTNTVQEAQTRHYTWPTASAALGRSMTAGIMMGSMLKNEEKLTITIDGGGPIGKIMVDANGKGEVRGYVQNPQIHFPLNEQGKLDVRRAVGTEGMLNVVKDIGLKDYFTGSTPIVSGELGEDFTYYFVTSEQVPSAVGLGVLVNPDNSIKAAGGFIIQLMPGASEETISAIEEKINQMEPVSKLIDRGLSPEELIETVLGKENTRIINNMDIDFKCNCSREKFLNAIKGLGEAEIDGMIEEDHGAEAECHFCRTKYQYSEEELVALKNSL; this is encoded by the coding sequence ATGACACAAGATTATTTAGTAAGAGGCTTAGCTTTTAACGATGAAGTTAGAGCTTTTGCTGTAAAAACAACAAATACTGTTCAAGAAGCACAAACACGCCATTATACTTGGCCAACAGCATCAGCTGCATTAGGAAGATCTATGACAGCAGGTATAATGATGGGTTCAATGTTGAAAAATGAAGAAAAATTAACGATAACGATTGATGGTGGTGGACCAATCGGAAAAATTATGGTCGATGCTAATGGTAAAGGTGAAGTAAGAGGATACGTGCAAAACCCTCAAATACATTTTCCATTAAATGAACAAGGTAAATTAGATGTGAGACGTGCAGTGGGAACGGAAGGTATGTTAAATGTTGTTAAAGACATTGGATTGAAAGACTACTTTACAGGTTCTACACCAATTGTTTCTGGAGAACTAGGAGAAGACTTCACATACTATTTTGTTACAAGTGAACAAGTTCCTTCAGCTGTAGGACTTGGCGTACTTGTTAATCCTGATAACTCTATTAAAGCTGCAGGTGGATTTATTATTCAGTTAATGCCGGGAGCATCTGAAGAAACTATTTCAGCAATAGAAGAAAAAATAAATCAAATGGAACCAGTATCTAAATTAATAGATAGAGGTTTATCACCTGAAGAACTGATTGAAACAGTATTAGGTAAAGAAAATACGAGAATTATTAATAATATGGATATAGATTTCAAATGTAATTGCTCTAGAGAGAAATTTTTAAATGCTATTAAAGGTCTTGGTGAAGCAGAAATCGATGGCATGATAGAAGAAGATCATGGTGCCGAAGCTGAATGTCATTTCTGTAGAACAAAGTATCAATATAGTGAAGAAGAGCTTGTCGCGCTTAAAAATTCGCTTTAA